A stretch of the Pan troglodytes isolate AG18354 chromosome 20, NHGRI_mPanTro3-v2.0_pri, whole genome shotgun sequence genome encodes the following:
- the FAAP24 gene encoding Fanconi anemia core complex-associated protein 24 isoform X1, which yields MEKNPPDDTGPVHVPLGHIVANEKWRRSQLVQEMQGRIKLIFEDGLTPDFYLSNRCCILYVTEADLVAGNGYRKRLVRVRNSNNLKGIVVVEKTRMSEQYFPALQKFTVLDLGMVLLPVASQMEASCLIIQLVQEQTKEPSKNPLLGKKRALLLSEPSLLRTVQQIPGVGKVKAPLLLQKFPSIQQLSNASIGELEQVVGQAVAQQIHAFFTQPR from the exons ATGGAAAAGAACCCCCCTGATGATACGGGCCCCGTGCACGTGCCTTTGGGGCATATTGTGGCCAATGAGAAATGGCGCAGGTCACAGCTGGTACAGGAGATGCAAG GGAGAATTAAGCTCATTTTTGAGGATGGCTTGACACCAGACTTTTATCTGTCGAACAGATGCTGCATTCTTTATGTCACCGAAGCTGATTTGGTGGCAGGAAATGGCTACAGAAAGAGGCTTGTTCGGGTTAGAAAT tCCAATAATCTTAAAGGAATTGTAGTCGTTGAAAAAACCCGGATGAGTGAACAATACTTCCCAGCCCTACAGAAGTTTACTGTGCTGGACCTTGGAATGGTGCTGCTTCCAGTGGCCAGCCAGATGGAAGCATCCTGCCTCATCATCCAGTTG GTTCAAGAGCAAACCAAAGAGCCCAGTAAGAACCCTCTTCTCGGGAAGAAACGGGCCCTGCTGCTGTCTGAGCCTTCGCTCCTTCGAACCGTGCAGCAGATCCCAGGAGTTGGAAAAGTTAAAGCTCCCCTTCTCCTCCAGAAGTTTCCAAGCATCCAGCAACTGAGTAATGCTTCCATTGGGGAACTGGAGCAGGTGGTCGGACAAGCAGTGGCACAGCAGATCCATGCCTTCTTCACACAGCCCAGGTGA
- the FAAP24 gene encoding Fanconi anemia core complex-associated protein 24 isoform X2: MSEQYFPALQKFTVLDLGMVLLPVASQMEASCLIIQLVQEQTKEPSKNPLLGKKRALLLSEPSLLRTVQQIPGVGKVKAPLLLQKFPSIQQLSNASIGELEQVVGQAVAQQIHAFFTQPR; the protein is encoded by the exons ATGAGTGAACAATACTTCCCAGCCCTACAGAAGTTTACTGTGCTGGACCTTGGAATGGTGCTGCTTCCAGTGGCCAGCCAGATGGAAGCATCCTGCCTCATCATCCAGTTG GTTCAAGAGCAAACCAAAGAGCCCAGTAAGAACCCTCTTCTCGGGAAGAAACGGGCCCTGCTGCTGTCTGAGCCTTCGCTCCTTCGAACCGTGCAGCAGATCCCAGGAGTTGGAAAAGTTAAAGCTCCCCTTCTCCTCCAGAAGTTTCCAAGCATCCAGCAACTGAGTAATGCTTCCATTGGGGAACTGGAGCAGGTGGTCGGACAAGCAGTGGCACAGCAGATCCATGCCTTCTTCACACAGCCCAGGTGA